From a region of the Synechococcus sp. RS9916 genome:
- a CDS encoding dienelactone hydrolase family protein, whose product MPISQQPLLPGHWQMLQGADGPLRCWWSPVDDTSPSLGRAVLVLPEVFGVNAWVRSVADRLAGAGVPALAMPLFSRTAPDLELGYDPDALAEGRRHKDRTTVAGILEDVAAAARWLQVQGCSRLTVVGFCFGGHAALLAATLPQVQVSFDFYGAGVCQGRPGGGAPSLELLPQVHGQLTCLCGTADPLIPVGDQKQIEAALTAEDPSGTRLRYEALEGADHGFMCEARSSFSPAASARGWQLLLESVQV is encoded by the coding sequence ATGCCGATTTCTCAGCAGCCTTTATTGCCTGGCCACTGGCAGATGCTTCAGGGGGCCGATGGTCCGTTGCGGTGTTGGTGGTCGCCAGTTGATGACACTTCGCCGTCTCTAGGGCGTGCCGTTCTCGTGCTTCCTGAGGTGTTTGGCGTGAATGCCTGGGTGCGCAGCGTCGCTGATCGGTTGGCGGGTGCGGGTGTGCCGGCCCTGGCCATGCCCCTGTTCTCCCGCACCGCTCCTGACCTGGAGCTCGGTTACGACCCCGACGCCTTAGCGGAGGGGCGCCGGCATAAAGACCGCACCACCGTGGCTGGAATCCTGGAGGATGTCGCTGCTGCGGCGCGCTGGTTGCAGGTTCAGGGGTGTTCCCGCTTAACGGTGGTGGGGTTCTGCTTCGGGGGCCATGCCGCTTTGTTGGCGGCCACCCTGCCCCAGGTGCAGGTCAGCTTTGACTTCTATGGCGCAGGCGTCTGTCAAGGGCGTCCTGGCGGGGGAGCCCCAAGCCTGGAGCTGCTACCCCAGGTGCATGGACAACTCACCTGCCTCTGCGGCACCGCAGATCCGTTGATCCCCGTGGGTGATCAGAAGCAGATTGAAGCGGCGCTCACGGCTGAGGATCCCTCTGGGACCCGGCTGCGCTACGAGGCCTTGGAGGGGGCTGACCACGGCTTCATGTGTGAAGCCCGCAGCAGCTTCAGCCCTGCGGCATCGGCGCGGGGCTGGCAACTACTGCTGGAGAGTGTTCAGGTCTGA
- the infC gene encoding translation initiation factor IF-3 — MPPRPRFDRRAPVRELPNINDRINYPQLRVVDADGTQLGVIDREQALSVAQERELDLVLVSEKADPPVCRIMDYGKFKFEQEKKAKEAKKKSHQTEVKEVKMRYKIDQHDYDVRIGQAQRFLKAGDKVKCTVIFRGREIQHTALAEVLLRRMAKDLEEQAEIQQAPKREGRNMIMFLTPRKTPLVKKDKADDQPVVKAVRTITAPPRAARAASTSPQT, encoded by the coding sequence ATGCCTCCACGTCCCCGGTTTGATCGACGCGCTCCTGTCAGGGAGCTCCCCAACATCAACGACCGCATCAATTATCCGCAGCTACGGGTGGTCGATGCCGACGGCACCCAGCTGGGCGTGATCGACAGGGAACAAGCGCTGTCGGTCGCGCAGGAACGGGAACTGGACCTGGTGCTCGTGAGCGAGAAGGCTGATCCGCCCGTGTGCCGGATCATGGACTACGGCAAGTTCAAATTCGAGCAAGAAAAGAAGGCCAAAGAAGCGAAGAAGAAGTCGCATCAGACCGAAGTGAAAGAGGTCAAGATGCGCTACAAGATCGATCAGCACGACTACGACGTGCGAATTGGTCAGGCCCAGCGCTTCCTCAAAGCCGGCGACAAAGTGAAGTGCACCGTGATCTTCCGTGGCCGGGAGATTCAGCACACCGCCCTGGCGGAAGTTCTGCTGCGTCGCATGGCGAAGGATCTGGAGGAACAGGCTGAGATCCAGCAGGCTCCCAAGCGGGAAGGTCGCAACATGATCATGTTCCTCACGCCGCGCAAAACGCCGCTGGTGAAGAAGGACAAGGCTGACGATCAGCCGGTGGTGAAAGCCGTGCGCACGATCACGGCGCCACCGCGTGCTGCCAGGGCCGCAAGCACCAGCCCTCAGACCTGA
- the miaA gene encoding tRNA (adenosine(37)-N6)-dimethylallyltransferase MiaA translates to MADISTLASRAADTESGDALPLVVVLLGPTASGKTALGIALAKELQLDVINVDSRQLYRDMSVGTAKPTPAQQAEVPHHLLDLRTPDAPLTLQEFQTLAMEAVNQSIQSRGSALLVGGSGLYLKSLTGGLKPPAVPPQPTLRAQLEQLGQPICHGLLSQADPAAGQRIAAADAVRTQRALEVLYATGRTITAQQGATPPPWRVLELGLDPTDLRQRIALRTRQLYDQGLVDETAQLRNHYGADLPLLQTIGYGEALQELNGAIGREQAIATTTKRTQQFAKRQRTWFRRQHQPHWLRSADPLNEAMTLIRGGLV, encoded by the coding sequence ATGGCCGACATCAGCACCCTCGCCAGCCGCGCCGCAGACACCGAATCCGGCGATGCTCTGCCCCTGGTGGTGGTGCTGCTGGGTCCCACCGCCAGCGGCAAGACCGCCCTGGGCATCGCCCTGGCGAAGGAACTGCAGCTGGACGTGATCAACGTGGATTCGCGCCAGCTCTACCGCGACATGAGCGTGGGCACCGCCAAGCCCACACCGGCGCAGCAAGCCGAAGTGCCGCACCACTTGCTGGATCTGCGCACCCCCGACGCGCCACTGACCCTGCAGGAGTTCCAAACCCTGGCGATGGAAGCGGTCAATCAATCGATTCAGAGCCGTGGCAGCGCGCTGCTGGTGGGGGGCAGCGGGCTGTACCTCAAATCCCTCACCGGAGGCCTCAAGCCACCAGCCGTGCCACCCCAACCGACGCTGCGGGCCCAACTTGAGCAACTGGGCCAACCGATTTGCCACGGCCTGCTCAGCCAGGCCGACCCGGCAGCGGGCCAACGGATCGCTGCCGCCGATGCGGTGCGCACCCAACGGGCTCTGGAAGTGCTCTACGCCACGGGCCGCACCATCACCGCCCAGCAGGGAGCCACCCCACCCCCCTGGCGGGTGCTCGAACTGGGCCTGGACCCCACCGACCTGCGCCAGCGGATCGCCCTGCGCACCCGTCAGCTCTACGACCAAGGACTGGTGGATGAAACCGCGCAACTGCGGAATCACTACGGCGCGGATCTACCACTGCTGCAAACGATCGGTTACGGCGAAGCTTTACAAGAACTGAACGGCGCCATCGGCCGCGAGCAGGCCATCGCGACCACCACCAAACGCACCCAGCAATTCGCCAAACGACAGCGCACCTGGTTCCGTCGTCAGCATCAACCCCACTGGCTACGAAGTGCGGACCCGCTCAATGAAGCGATGACACTGATCAGAGGAGGTCTAGTGTGA
- the gyrB gene encoding DNA topoisomerase (ATP-hydrolyzing) subunit B, translating to MSEASKVQAAYGAEQIQVLEGLEPVRKRPGMYIGSTGPRGLHHLVYEVVDNSVDEALAGHCSEIQVVLAEDGSASVTDNGRGIPTDVHPRTGKSALETVLTVLHAGGKFGAGGYKVSGGLHGVGVSVVNALSEWVEVTVRRQGKVHRQRFERGAAIGSLRSEEQPAEENGLTGTSVCFKPDIQIFTGGIVFDYATLAARLRELAYLNGGVRIVFRDEREAARTPEGEPHEEIYFYEGGIKEYVAYMNKEKDALHPDIIYVNSEKDGVQVEAALQWCSDAYSDSILGFANNIRTVDGGTHIEGLKTVLTRTLNAFAKKLGKRKESDSNLAGENIREGLTAVLSVKVPEPEFEGQTKTKLGNTEVRGIVDNLVGEALSQFLEFNPSVIGLILEKAIQAFNAAEAARRARELVRRKSVLESSTLPGKLADCSSRDPSESEIYIVEGDSAGGSAKQGRDRRFQAILPLRGKILNIEKTDDAKIYKNTEIQALITALGLGIKGEDFDVKNLRYHRVVIMTDADVDGAHIRTLLLTFFYRYQKELVEGGYIYIACPPLYKVERGKNHTYCYNEQDLQKTLAAFPEKANYNIQRFKGLGEMMPAQLWETTMDPTTRTMKRVEIEDALEADRIFTILMGDKVAPRREFIETHSAELDMTNLDI from the coding sequence ATGAGCGAAGCCTCAAAGGTTCAAGCCGCCTACGGTGCCGAGCAAATTCAGGTTCTGGAAGGACTGGAGCCGGTCCGGAAGCGCCCGGGCATGTACATCGGCTCAACTGGGCCGCGTGGTCTCCATCACCTTGTTTATGAAGTTGTCGACAACTCGGTCGACGAAGCCTTAGCCGGCCACTGTTCCGAGATTCAGGTCGTTCTCGCTGAAGACGGTTCAGCGTCGGTCACGGATAACGGTCGTGGCATTCCCACCGATGTGCATCCGCGCACCGGCAAGAGCGCTTTGGAAACGGTGCTCACCGTGCTGCATGCCGGCGGCAAGTTTGGAGCCGGCGGTTACAAGGTGTCCGGTGGACTGCATGGCGTTGGTGTCTCCGTGGTCAACGCCCTGAGTGAGTGGGTGGAAGTCACCGTGCGCCGTCAGGGCAAGGTGCATCGTCAGCGTTTTGAGCGCGGCGCCGCGATCGGCAGCCTGCGCTCCGAAGAGCAGCCCGCTGAGGAAAACGGCCTCACGGGCACCAGCGTTTGCTTCAAGCCCGACATCCAGATCTTTACGGGCGGCATCGTTTTTGACTACGCCACCCTTGCCGCCCGTCTGCGGGAACTGGCTTACCTCAACGGTGGTGTGCGCATCGTCTTCCGCGATGAGCGTGAAGCAGCCCGCACCCCGGAGGGAGAGCCCCACGAGGAGATCTATTTCTACGAAGGCGGCATCAAGGAATACGTCGCCTATATGAATAAGGAGAAGGACGCCCTTCATCCCGACATCATCTATGTGAATTCGGAGAAGGATGGCGTGCAGGTGGAGGCTGCCCTGCAGTGGTGTTCCGATGCCTATTCCGACAGCATCCTGGGTTTCGCCAATAACATTCGCACTGTTGATGGAGGCACCCACATCGAAGGCTTGAAGACGGTGCTCACGCGCACCCTCAATGCTTTCGCGAAGAAACTCGGTAAACGCAAAGAATCGGATTCCAACCTGGCCGGCGAGAACATTCGTGAAGGCTTGACGGCGGTGCTGTCGGTGAAGGTGCCGGAACCTGAATTTGAGGGTCAGACCAAGACCAAGCTCGGTAACACCGAGGTTCGGGGAATCGTCGACAACCTGGTGGGCGAGGCCCTCAGCCAGTTCCTCGAATTCAATCCTTCGGTGATCGGCCTGATCCTGGAGAAGGCAATCCAAGCCTTCAACGCGGCTGAAGCCGCTCGACGGGCCCGTGAACTGGTGCGCCGTAAGAGCGTGCTGGAAAGTTCAACCTTGCCTGGCAAGCTGGCTGACTGCAGCTCCCGCGATCCCTCCGAGTCGGAGATTTACATCGTGGAGGGTGACTCGGCTGGTGGCTCCGCAAAGCAAGGCCGCGACCGTCGCTTCCAGGCGATCCTTCCTCTGCGCGGCAAGATTCTCAATATCGAGAAGACCGACGACGCCAAGATCTACAAGAACACGGAGATTCAGGCGCTGATCACAGCCCTCGGTTTGGGGATCAAGGGCGAGGACTTTGATGTCAAAAACCTGCGCTACCACCGGGTCGTGATCATGACCGATGCCGATGTGGACGGCGCCCACATCCGTACCCTTCTGCTCACCTTCTTCTATCGCTATCAGAAGGAGTTGGTTGAAGGTGGTTACATTTACATTGCTTGTCCTCCGCTCTACAAAGTTGAGCGGGGTAAAAATCACACTTATTGCTACAACGAGCAAGACCTCCAAAAGACCCTTGCTGCCTTCCCAGAAAAAGCGAATTACAACATTCAGCGTTTTAAGGGCTTGGGTGAAATGATGCCGGCCCAGTTGTGGGAAACCACGATGGACCCCACCACGCGCACCATGAAACGGGTGGAGATTGAAGATGCCCTCGAAGCCGATCGCATCTTCACGATCCTGATGGGCGACAAAGTGGCGCCACGGCGGGAATTCATCGAGACCCACAGCGCCGAGCTCGACATGACCAATCTCGACATCTGA
- a CDS encoding CrcB family protein, which yields MADSLLVAKQVLLVGLGAIPGAWLRLRVVNHFEPVVPRKHWGTFAVNLIAAFGLGLVAGLGVSGNCQPSTANGPLMLLVATGFFGSLSTFSTFAVELLNTLRERQWLEGIVLSVGSILGGLLVAAAGYALGMA from the coding sequence ATGGCTGATTCACTCCTGGTCGCCAAGCAGGTGCTGCTGGTTGGCCTTGGTGCGATTCCCGGTGCCTGGCTGCGGCTGCGGGTGGTGAATCATTTCGAGCCGGTGGTGCCCCGAAAGCACTGGGGCACCTTTGCGGTCAATCTGATTGCTGCCTTTGGTCTGGGGTTGGTCGCCGGCCTGGGGGTGAGTGGCAACTGTCAGCCGTCAACGGCCAATGGTCCGTTGATGTTGTTGGTGGCCACGGGATTCTTCGGCAGCCTCAGCACGTTTTCCACGTTTGCGGTGGAGCTGCTCAACACCCTGCGTGAGCGTCAGTGGCTTGAAGGGATTGTGCTTTCTGTGGGTTCGATTCTTGGGGGCTTGCTGGTGGCCGCAGCGGGCTATGCCCTGGGGATGGCGTGA
- a CDS encoding CrcB family protein, translated as MTGRKSDLTLRQDLTELVLVAIGAVPGAVLRWQLGVHWADQDLIANVVGALLLGLLAGLPTRPRRQLLVGIGFCGSLTTFSSWMVNSVKLLASGQWAAAVGLIALTLGLGLGAAAVGFGLGRALKGPAPSG; from the coding sequence ATGACTGGTAGGAAGTCCGATCTCACCCTGCGCCAGGACTTGACCGAATTGGTTCTGGTGGCGATCGGTGCCGTTCCTGGAGCTGTGTTGCGCTGGCAGCTTGGGGTGCACTGGGCTGATCAAGACCTGATCGCCAATGTGGTTGGAGCCTTGCTGTTGGGGTTGCTTGCCGGATTGCCGACGCGGCCGCGGCGTCAGTTGTTGGTCGGTATCGGGTTTTGCGGTTCGCTCACCACGTTCAGCAGCTGGATGGTGAACTCCGTGAAGTTGCTGGCTTCGGGCCAGTGGGCTGCAGCTGTGGGCTTGATTGCGCTCACCCTTGGCCTGGGGCTGGGGGCTGCGGCGGTGGGCTTTGGACTTGGGCGGGCCCTCAAAGGACCCGCGCCAAGCGGATGA
- a CDS encoding glutathione peroxidase codes for MAPSVNGVTVRSADGSDKSLGDFAGNVLLIVNVASRCGFTKQYAGLEAINQSYGAKGLKVLGFPCNDFGAQEPGTLEEIKTFCSTTYGASFELFDKVHATGTTTEPYTTLNQMEPAGDVAWNFEKFLVGKDGTVIARFKSGVDPESAELKSAIEAALAA; via the coding sequence ATGGCCCCGAGCGTGAACGGTGTGACGGTGCGCAGCGCCGATGGCAGCGACAAGAGCCTGGGCGACTTCGCCGGCAACGTGCTGCTGATCGTGAACGTGGCCAGCCGCTGTGGCTTCACCAAGCAATACGCCGGTCTTGAGGCCATCAACCAGAGCTATGGCGCCAAAGGCCTGAAAGTGCTGGGCTTCCCCTGCAACGACTTCGGCGCCCAAGAGCCCGGCACCCTGGAGGAGATCAAAACCTTCTGCTCCACCACCTACGGCGCCAGCTTCGAACTGTTCGACAAGGTGCACGCCACCGGCACCACCACCGAGCCCTACACCACCCTCAACCAGATGGAACCCGCTGGTGATGTGGCCTGGAACTTTGAGAAGTTCCTGGTGGGCAAGGACGGCACCGTGATCGCCCGCTTCAAGAGCGGGGTCGATCCCGAATCCGCCGAACTGAAGTCAGCCATTGAGGCAGCCTTGGCCGCCTGA
- the mgtE gene encoding magnesium transporter gives MDEATGVVASVVTQQLETMLTAGNYDAVKLLLEPVQPVDIAEAIGNLPRTLQALAFRLLGKDEAIEVYEYLDAAVQQSLLERLRSGEVLELVEEMSPDDRVRLFDELPAKVVRRLLAELSPAERRVTAQLLGYEAETAGRLMTTEFIDLKEFHSAAQALTIVRRRARDTETIYSLYVTDGQRHLTGILSLRDLVTADPDDRVGDVMTRDVVSVGTDTDQEEVARAIQRYDFLAVPVVDREQRLVGIVTVDDVIDVIEQEATRDIYAAGAVQAGDEDDYFQSNLFTVARRRVVWLAVLVVANGFTTQVIAMNDGVLQEVVLLAAFIPLLIGTGGNVGAQSSTVVIRGLSTQRIQALGPVQAIFREAIAGALLGLLMLVLVVPFAWWRAGVDGALVGTAVGISLMAISTLAATAGAALPLLFNRMGLDPALMSAPFITTATDVAGVFIYLRTADWLLLHLPPAA, from the coding sequence ATGGACGAGGCAACTGGGGTGGTCGCGTCTGTTGTCACCCAGCAGCTGGAAACGATGCTGACGGCGGGCAATTACGACGCCGTCAAGTTGCTGTTGGAACCGGTCCAACCGGTGGATATCGCTGAGGCGATCGGCAATCTGCCGCGCACTCTGCAGGCGCTGGCGTTTCGTCTGTTGGGCAAGGACGAAGCGATTGAGGTCTACGAATATCTGGATGCTGCGGTGCAGCAAAGCCTGCTGGAGCGCCTGCGTTCCGGGGAGGTGCTGGAGCTAGTGGAGGAGATGTCACCTGATGACCGGGTGCGTCTGTTTGATGAGTTGCCAGCCAAGGTGGTGCGGCGGCTGCTGGCGGAGTTGAGTCCGGCGGAGCGACGGGTCACGGCCCAGCTGCTCGGCTACGAGGCGGAGACCGCCGGCCGTCTGATGACAACGGAGTTCATCGACCTCAAGGAGTTTCACAGCGCGGCTCAGGCCCTCACCATCGTGCGCCGCCGGGCACGCGATACCGAGACCATCTACAGCCTGTATGTCACCGATGGGCAACGCCATCTCACCGGCATCCTGTCGCTGCGCGATCTCGTGACGGCCGATCCCGATGACCGGGTGGGCGATGTGATGACCCGCGATGTGGTGAGCGTGGGAACGGATACGGATCAGGAAGAGGTGGCCCGGGCGATTCAGCGCTACGACTTCCTCGCCGTGCCGGTGGTGGACCGGGAGCAGCGGCTGGTGGGGATCGTCACCGTCGACGACGTGATCGACGTGATTGAGCAGGAAGCCACCCGCGACATCTATGCCGCCGGTGCTGTGCAGGCTGGTGATGAAGACGATTACTTCCAGAGCAATCTGTTCACCGTGGCCCGCCGGCGCGTGGTGTGGCTGGCGGTGTTGGTGGTGGCCAATGGCTTCACGACACAAGTGATTGCCATGAATGACGGCGTGTTGCAGGAGGTGGTGCTGCTGGCGGCCTTCATCCCTCTGTTGATTGGAACCGGTGGCAATGTGGGCGCTCAGAGCTCCACGGTGGTCATCCGAGGCTTGAGCACGCAACGCATTCAGGCCCTTGGCCCTGTGCAGGCGATTTTTCGCGAGGCGATCGCCGGAGCGCTGCTCGGTTTATTGATGCTGGTGTTGGTGGTGCCGTTTGCCTGGTGGCGCGCGGGCGTCGATGGTGCCTTGGTGGGCACGGCTGTGGGCATCAGCCTGATGGCCATCTCTACGCTGGCGGCCACTGCAGGAGCAGCGCTCCCGTTGCTGTTCAACCGGATGGGGCTTGATCCTGCCTTGATGTCAGCGCCCTTCATCACCACAGCGACGGACGTGGCTGGAGTGTTCATCTATTTGCGAACGGCCGATTGGCTCCTGTTGCATCTGCCGCCCGCGGCCTGA
- a CDS encoding RpoD/SigA family RNA polymerase sigma factor produces the protein MVVATAVAAAPTTAAKSRRSQSSRSAVAEVDLVRSYLRDIGRVPLLSHQQEITLGRQVQDLMELEALESELKSESGEEVVAPEALAKKAGLSGVQLKRKLQAGRRAKERMVAANLRLVVSVAKKYTKRNMELLDLIQEGTIGLVRGVEKFDPTRGYKFSTYAYWWIRQGITRAIAEKSRTIRLPIHITEMLNKLKKGQRELSQELGRTPTVTELAEFVELPEEEVKDLMCRARQPVSLEMKVGDGDDTELLELLAGDGELPSEQVEGECLKGDLRDLLEQLPELQRKVLRMRYGMNGEDPMSLTGIGRIIGISRDRVRNLERDGLAGLRRLSDQVEAYVAC, from the coding sequence ATGGTCGTTGCCACCGCTGTAGCCGCAGCCCCTACAACTGCTGCAAAATCACGTCGTTCTCAGTCATCGCGCTCGGCGGTTGCCGAAGTCGATCTGGTCCGTTCGTACCTGCGGGATATCGGTCGTGTGCCGCTTCTGAGTCACCAGCAGGAGATCACCCTGGGCCGTCAGGTGCAGGACCTGATGGAACTGGAAGCTTTGGAGTCGGAGCTGAAGAGCGAAAGCGGCGAGGAGGTGGTGGCCCCCGAAGCTCTGGCGAAGAAGGCTGGATTAAGTGGTGTGCAGCTGAAGCGGAAGTTGCAGGCAGGACGCCGTGCCAAGGAGCGGATGGTGGCCGCCAACCTGCGCCTGGTGGTGAGCGTCGCGAAGAAATACACCAAGCGGAACATGGAACTGCTGGATCTGATCCAGGAGGGAACGATCGGCCTGGTGCGGGGTGTGGAGAAGTTCGACCCCACCCGCGGCTACAAGTTCAGCACCTATGCGTATTGGTGGATTCGTCAGGGGATCACGCGGGCGATTGCGGAGAAGAGCCGCACGATCCGGCTGCCGATTCACATCACCGAGATGCTGAACAAGCTGAAGAAAGGGCAGCGTGAGCTGAGCCAGGAACTGGGGCGGACTCCCACGGTGACGGAGCTGGCGGAATTTGTGGAGCTGCCGGAAGAGGAGGTGAAAGACCTGATGTGCCGGGCCCGTCAGCCGGTGAGCCTGGAGATGAAGGTGGGCGATGGGGATGACACCGAATTGCTGGAGCTGCTGGCCGGTGATGGTGAGCTGCCGAGCGAGCAGGTGGAAGGGGAGTGCCTGAAGGGCGACCTGCGGGATCTGTTGGAGCAGCTGCCGGAGCTGCAGCGCAAGGTGCTGCGGATGCGTTACGGGATGAATGGCGAGGATCCGATGAGCCTCACCGGCATTGGTCGCATCATTGGCATCAGCCGTGATCGCGTGCGCAATCTCGAGCGCGACGGCCTCGCAGGCTTGCGTCGCCTCAGCGATCAGGTGGAGGCCTACGTCGCCTGCTGA
- a CDS encoding alpha/beta fold hydrolase — MPAEQIWQWSNSTGRMLEVGWSHAGTDALTTTTNPAAVLIHGFGANTDHWRHTMPTLSAETPTYALDLIGFGRSSQPQALLKGEPSTSATQDGLHYSFDLWGEQVASFCRQVVNRPVLLVGNSIGGVVALRAAQLLAANPDGSTCKGVVLIDCAQRLMDDKQLATQPAWMAWIRPLLKTLVSQRWLSSALFRNAARPSVIRSVLKQAYPSGCNVDDELVQLLFQPTQRAGAAEAFRGFINLFDDYLAPDLLNELSVPVDLIWGENDPWEPLPEAQRWADRYATVRSLSVVAGGGHCPHDEHPDQVNPLLLRCLNQQAT, encoded by the coding sequence ATGCCAGCTGAACAGATCTGGCAGTGGAGCAACTCCACAGGGCGAATGCTGGAGGTGGGCTGGAGCCATGCCGGCACTGACGCACTGACCACAACGACCAACCCCGCGGCGGTGCTGATTCATGGGTTTGGCGCCAACACCGACCACTGGCGCCACACCATGCCGACCCTGAGCGCCGAGACCCCCACCTATGCCCTCGACCTGATCGGCTTCGGACGCAGCAGTCAGCCCCAAGCACTGCTGAAGGGAGAACCATCCACAAGCGCCACCCAAGACGGGCTCCACTACAGCTTTGACCTTTGGGGTGAGCAAGTGGCCAGCTTCTGCCGGCAGGTGGTGAACAGGCCCGTGCTGTTGGTGGGCAATTCCATCGGCGGCGTTGTGGCACTGAGGGCAGCCCAGCTGCTTGCCGCCAATCCGGACGGCAGCACCTGCAAGGGAGTCGTGCTGATCGACTGCGCCCAGCGGTTGATGGATGACAAGCAATTGGCCACCCAACCGGCCTGGATGGCCTGGATCAGACCTCTGCTGAAAACCCTGGTGAGCCAGCGCTGGCTGAGCTCCGCCCTGTTCCGCAACGCCGCCCGCCCCTCCGTCATCCGCAGCGTGCTGAAACAGGCATACCCCAGCGGCTGCAACGTCGATGACGAGCTGGTGCAGCTGCTATTTCAGCCGACCCAACGCGCTGGTGCCGCAGAAGCGTTCCGCGGTTTCATCAATCTGTTCGACGATTACCTCGCACCCGATCTGTTGAACGAGCTGTCGGTGCCCGTCGATCTGATCTGGGGCGAAAACGACCCCTGGGAGCCCCTACCGGAAGCACAGCGATGGGCGGATCGCTACGCGACGGTCCGCTCGCTCTCGGTGGTGGCCGGTGGGGGGCATTGCCCCCACGACGAACATCCGGATCAAGTCAATCCCCTGCTGCTGAGGTGCCTGAATCAGCAGGCGACGTAG